Within Flavobacterium pisciphilum, the genomic segment AATGGTTTAACAGGTAATTTTAATATTTATGCTGGTAAACCTGAAGATTATACGAAAAGTGACATTTATTTCAAAAACAAACCGAATGCTACATTTTGGGACAATGTAAAATTCGAAAATTCAAGAGCCAATTTTAGTGTTGAAGAATACAAACGCCCAAAATTTAAAGTAGATTTCGAACCTAAGAAAGAAAGCTTTCAAGTCAATCAGTCCATCAAAATAAATGGAAATGCCAAGGCATTTGCTGGAAGTACCATTTCTGACGCAAAAGTAACCTATACTGTTAATCGACTCACAAGTTATTTTAGAAATTATCATGAACAAGAACAAAACGAAACTATCACTAGCGGTGAAACTAAAACTGATGCTTCGGGAAAATTTATAATTGAATTTATTGCACAGCCTTCTAAAAATGTAATAAAAGAACAACTACCTATTTTTGATTACAAAATAACTGCTAATGTTACAGATATTAATGGAGAGACACATACATCTGAAACAACTGTTAAAGTAGGTTATCATGATTTAATAATTGATGCAATTATTGCTAGTCAAATTGAAACAAAAAATAAAAACAAAATTACACTTACAAGCACAAACTTAAATGGAGAGTTTTTAGCCGCTAAAGGAGAAATTAAAATATACTTCGTAAGTCCGCTTTTAAACAAATTCAAAACAGCAGTTTGGCCAAAACCAGAAATTGAGACCATTTCAACATTAGATTTTGAAAAGTTATTCCCTTTTGAAATCCGCGAAATTAAGACAACCAACAAACCAAATGAAGCTCTACTATTTTCAAAAAAAATAGATACACAAAAAGACAAAGAAGTAGCACTTGATTTTATTTCAAATTACAAATCAGGAAACTACAAAATTATTTTTTCTGCTAAGGATACTTTTAATAATCCAATAGAATCTATTTCAACTTTTGAAATCAAACAAAGCAAAGACAAATTCAATCCGAGTAAATTATTTACGACTGAACAAATTAATACAGACCCCAAAAAAGATGGTTTTGTACAAGTCAAACTCAATACTGTAATTCCTGATTTATATATCACTACAAGCGGAAACTATGAAAATCAAAAATATTTTGAAAACACTTATCATTTACAAAACAACGAAGTAATAATTAGAATTCCATTAAAAAAAGAATTCGAAAAATCGATTCGTTTAAGTTTTGAAAGTATTTTTGACAATGAAATTTTTAACGATGAGATAGATGTAGCATTAAAAACAGATGAATCTAAATTAGAATGGATTATCGAAAGTTTTAGAAACAAAATCGAACCTGGAAGCAATGAAAAATGGTCTTTTAATCTAAAATCAATTAATACTAAAAACGAAGCAGAAGTATTGGCTTCGATGTACGACAGTTCATTAGATCAATTTACTAAAAGAGATTGGAATACTTTAAATTTAAACAAATATTATTATAACAGATCTAATTTTAAATCTAGTTTAGGTTTTGAAAAAATATATTCTTCGCTAGAAGATTTGAATCCCTCTTCATACTTTGGAGGCTTTCAAAAAGAAGAAACGAAATTAGACTGGTTTGGATTTAATATTAATAATAGTAGCTATTACGATTCTATTGACGGGATTGTTATTATTAACATTAAAGATAAAAAAGTTGGTAGCGAAAACATAAAAGGAGACCCAGATGCTGTACTAGCTATTGAGTCTGATAACAATATATCATTCGTAAAATCTCCTCCTCCCCCTAAAGTAGATCAAGTAAAATTTATAAAACCTGTTCTTGCAAAAGCAGATGAATCTGTTAACGAAGAATCCTATTACCAAACTAATAAAGTAAGGTTTATTCCTGGAAAAAAAATTATAAGTGGTCTAACTTCTATGGTAGTAAATACATCCACATTATATATAATTGATGGGGAAATATCATCTGAAGATAATTTTAAAAAAATAAATCCTGAAAATCTTCTTGACATAGATTATTTAACTGCAGACAAAGCAAAAGTGCTTTACGGAAGCAAAGGTGCAAATGGAGCAATAATTATTACAACAAAAAAAGCATTAGAAGCTTTAACACAAGTAAAAGCAAGAAAAAATTTATCGGAAACTGCTTTCTTTTACCCTAATTTAAAAACCGATGCAAACGGAAAAGTAAGTTTCAATTTTACTTCTCCAGAAGCTTTAACTGCTTGGAAACTTCGTTTATTGGCGCATAATAAAGATGCAGTTTCAGGCTATTTAGAGAAAAGTGTTGTAACTCAAAAAGAGTTAATGGTTTTACCGAATTTTCCACGTTTCTTTAGAGAGAAAGATACGATTGTTATCAGCACTAAAATTTCGAATATTACGGATAAAGCCAAAACTGGAATAGCTATTTTACAGTTTTTTGACGCTACAACTATGCAACCAATTGATGCTAAAATGTTGAATTCTAAAAACGTTAAAAACTTTACTGTTGGTGCTTTTGGAAATACAACTGCAACATGGACAATTACAATTCCTGAAGGCTTACAAGCCGTTCAATATAAAATCCTTGCCAAATCAGGCAACTTCTCTGATGGTGAAGAAAACATTCTTCCAGTTCTCACCAATACTATGTTGGTTACAGAGAGTATTCCGATTTGGGTTCGTGAAAACGCTAAGAAAGAATATACTTTTGAGAATCTAAAAAACAACAATTCAACAACTTTAAGAAATCATCAGTTTACTCTAGAATACACTTCTAATCCTTCTTGGATCGCAATTCAGTCTCTTCCTTATTTAATGGAATATGAACATGAATGTGCCGAACAGACTTTTGCTCGTTTTTATGCAAATGCTTTAGCATCTGAGATTATTTCGAGCAATCCAAAAATAGCAACTGTATTTGAAGATTGGAGAAAAAATGGAAAACTAAAATCTAAATTGGAAGAAAATGAAGAATTAAAATCAATAATTCTTGCTGAAACACCTTGGTTAAATGATGCACAAAGTGAAGATGAAAAGAAAAAAAACCTTGCTCTTTTATTCGACTTAGAAAAAATGAAAGCCTCACAAGAAAATACTTTTCAAAAACTAAAACAAAAACAAAAAGCCTCAGGAGGGTTTTCTTGGTTTGACGGAAGTGATGAAAACGATTATATCACAAGACATATTTTGGCTGGCCTGGGTCATTTATCTAAATTGAATAAAACGGAAGACAACCTTTCGAAAATCGATGAAATTTCAAAAACAGGAATTCCATATCTAGATCAAAAGTTTTTAAATTATTATAAAACGAGACCCAAAGACTTAAAAACTACAGATAAATTAATATGGATTAATCCAAACTCTGATTTGCATTATCTATATACTAGAAGTTTTTATTTAGATAAATATCCCCTTTCGGATACTTTGAAAAAAGCTACTCAATTATATCTTGAAACCGCAAAAAAAGACTGGTTAACGTATTCGCTATACGAAAAAGGATTAGCTGCTCTAACCCTTAGTCGTTTTGGAGAAAAAGATGCCGCAAAAACAATTCTTATAAGCTTAAAAGAAACTTCTTCGAATAATGAAGACTGGGGAATGTATTGGATTGCTAATAAATCGGGGTGGTATTGGTATCAAGCTCCAATAGAAACACAAGCTTTATTGATCGAAGCTTTCGCTGAAATAAATAACGATACCAAATCTGTCGACGCAATGAAAGTTTGGCTCTTAAAAAACAAACAGACTAAAAACTGGCCAACGACAAAATCTACTACCGAAGCTGTTTATGCGCTATTAATGCAAGGAACAGATTGGTTGAGCGTAAAAGACAATACTGTTATCAAATTGGGTAATGAAAAAATCTTAACCAAAAAACTATCTGATAGTGAAAAAGAAGCTGAAACTGGTTATATCAAACTAAACTGGAAAGCTGATGAAGTTAAAAAAGAAATGAGTTCTATTGTAATAGAAAACAAATCAAAGGTTCCTGGTTTCGGTGGTGTATACTGGCAATATTTTGAAGATTTAGATAAAATCAAAAATAATTCTGAGGCTGTTCTGTCTGTTTCAAAAGAATTATACCTTAAAAGAAGCACTTTGAAAGGAAATGAATTAGAGAAAATAACTTCAAATAATCCATTGAAAATTGAAGATCTAGTAACTGTACGTCTAATTATTACTTCTAAAGAAGACTCCGAATTTGTACATTTAAAAGATATGCGAGCTTCTTGTTTTGAACCTGTAAATGTTCTTTCTGAATACCAATACAAAGACCGATTAGGTTATTATATGAGTACAAAAGATGCTGCAACACATTTCTTCTTTGATGAAATAAGCAAAGGAACTTATGTTATAGAATATGATATTCGTGTAAATAACAGTGGTGAATTCTCAAACGGAATTTCAACCATCCAAAGTATGTATGCTCCAGAATACTCAAGTCACACTAAAGGAATTCGAGTAAAAGTTAAATAACACAAACTCTATTAAACAAAAAACCCAACAAGTTTTTTTAACTTGTCGGGTTTAATTTTATAATAAAAACCGAATTACTTCACGATTGTCATTTCATCAACAATGTGTTTTGCTCCAGCATATTTATCGATAATCCAAAGTACATAACGAATATCAACATTGATAGTTCTTTGTAATTTAGGATCAAAAATAACATCTCCTGCCATTGCTTCAATATTTCCATCAAAAGCAACACCGATTAATTCACCTTTTCCATTAATTACTGGTGAACCTGAGTTTCCACCTGTGATATCATTATCTGTTAAGAAATTCACTGGCATGTATCCTGCTTTATCAGCATATTGACCAAAGTCTTTTGCTCTATTTAATTCTAATAATCTAGCTGGTAAGTCAAATTCTTGATCTCCTGCTTTATACTTTTTAACCATTCCAGTCATTGTAGTATAGTTATTAGTTTTAGCATCATTTCTTTTGTCTTCTGGCAAAGCACGAACTTTACCATAAGTCAATCTCAAAGTTGAATTTGCATCTGGATATTTAATAGAATTTAATTTAGATACTCTTAAACCTTCTACCAATTCGCGGTAAGCAATTGCAAAACTGTCATCCGCTCTTAATTGTCCTTCACTTTTTGTACGGTATTTAGTTAGCAAATCATTAGAGATAATATACAATGGATCGTGTACAATTGCTAATGGTTTTGGATCAGCCATAAATGCTAATACTTTTTCTTTAGATGTAAAATAACTTATTTCAGTTGCTTTTGCAACATCTGCAGTAAAGTCTCCATTATTCTCTGATTTCATTTTAGCTATTTGTGGAGCTAAACCATACTCAGCAGCTTTAGAAGCGTATAAATTCAATTGAGCAGTTAACACATCTTTCTCAAGTGGCGCATAAAATTCACCATAAATACTTTCGATTAAAGCGTTAATCTTAGGTAACATTTCTGTTTTCTTAGCATCATTCGCATTATAGTAAGCAATTAAAGCATTTCCTAAATTTGCAGGTCCTGTTGCATAACTTGAAGTACGCAAAAGTTGTGTTAAGTAATTATCGTGAGTCGCTTTTAAATTCGTTTCTCTGTAATACCCATTAATAGTTGGAATTACATTTTCATACTTCTCTTTATTCTCAGGTTTAGTTGCCCATTCGTAGAACTTATCTTCTTGTTCTGCTTTGGTAGCTACTGTTCCTGCTTTAGTTAAAGCATCAATCATACCTTGACGGTTTTTCCAGTAATTTGCTGTAGAAGCATATTTAGACGCATATTGCAAACGAACTGTTGCATCTTTATCCATATACTTTTTCATTTGGTCCATTCCAGTTTTTGCACCTTCAACCCAAGCAGGATAAGCATATTTTATATTTTGCTCAATTCCACCTGCTGGCATCCAACGGTTTGTTCTTCCTGGATATCCCAAGATCATAGCAAAATCATTCTCTTTAACTCCTTTTAAGCTTACTGGCAAATAGTGCTTTGGCTGTAAAGGCACGTTGTCTTTAGAATATTCAGCTGGATTTCCATTTTTATCAGCATATACTCTGAACATTGAGAAATCTCCAGTATGACGTGGCCATTCCCAGTTGTCAGTATCTCCTCCAAATTTACCAACACTTTCTGGTGGTGTACCCACTAAACGCACATCTGTATAATCTTGATATACGAAATAGTAGTATTCATTTCCTTGAAAGAAAGGACGAACTGAAACTGTATATTTTCCACCTTCGTTATTTTCTTTCTCAATCAAAGCCATTTCTTGCTGAATCGCTTTGTTTCTTTCAGCTTCAGTCATTTTATCATTTACTTTTGATAAAATTCTTTTAGAAACATCATCCATGCGTACGAAGAAACGAACATATAACGATTTTGGTTTCATTTCGGCACTTTTATCTTTTGCCCAAAAACCATTTTTTAAATAATTCTGCTCTTCACTAGAAAGTTCTGCGATAGCATCGTAACCACAGTGATGATTTGTTAAAACTAAACCACTTTTAGAAACCATTTCAGCAGTACATCCTCCGTTAAACTGAACTATAGCATCTTTCAAACTATGATTATTGATACTATAGATCTCTTCAGCAGTAAGTTGTAAGCCCATCTTCTGCATATCTCTATGGTTCAATCTCTCGATAAACATCAAGAACCACATTCCTTCATCTGCTCTCACAGGAAAAGCCATAAGGCACATTGTCAAAAATAAAATTATTTTTTTCATAGGTATTAAATATTTTTAGTTCTGCGAATATAGTGCATTTTCACAATTAAACGTCTAAGTAGAATCCCCTAATTAAACATATCGGCAAAATTTCACCTAATATTTATGAATTTCTCACATTCAAAAACAAATCTATCTAAGAGAATATAATTTATTTCATAAATAAATATGTAATAAATAATTTACTAAATATTTACAATACATAATTAATTTCTTATGAAAAAAATTATACTTTTGCATAAATTAAATTACACTCACATGAAAAAATTATTACTATGTATCGCTTTAGTTGTTTCTACAATGGCTACTGCACAAAAAGGCTCAATTCTTGTAGGAGGAAATGTTGAATATTCTTCAGACAAAATTGGTGATGTTAAAAACGAATCATTTGATTTCTCACCAACATTCGGTTACCAGTTTTCAGAAAACTGGACTGCAGGGGTAAATGCTACTGTTGGTAGTTTACATAAAGAAGACTCTAATTCTAATAATCAAAAAATAGGTGGATTTGTTCGTTACTCTAGACCTCTTAGCGAAACATTTGCTGTTTTTGCAGATATGGGATCAGGTTACCAACAAAACTCTATAAATGACGCAAAAGGTATGTATGCTTACATCACACCAGCTTTATTTATAAACATGAAAAAAGGTTTTGGCTTAAACTTTTCTATCGGTGGAATCAACTACGATAACATAGATGGTAAAAATGATTTAAGACAAGAACGTATTAGATTCAATTTTGGAAAAACATTAAACATTGGTATTTCTAAAAACTTTAGTTTGTAAGAATCCATTCTTTATTGAAACAAAAAAACCACCAATTGGTGGTTTTTTTGTTTATGTATAATAGTCAATTCAGACATTAATCATTCAACATTTTCCACAATTTATCTTTTAGCTCTGATAAGCCTTGTTGAGCTACAGATGAAATAAACATATAAGGAGTATCTTTAAAAGCAACATCAAGCTCTACTTTAAGCTCTGCTTTAAGCTCATCATCTAGCATATCACATTTAGATATCACTAATAGACGTTCTTTATCTAACATTTCAGGATTGTACTTAGTCAATTCATTTACCAAAATATCATATTCTCCTTTGATGTCTGGCGTATCTACTGGAACAAGAAATAACAAAGTTGAGTTACGTTCTATATGACGCAAGAAATAATGACCTAATCCCTTCCCTTCAGCTGCTCCTTCAATAATACCCGGAATATCAGCAATTACAAAAGATTGAAAATCTCTATAAGCAACAATCCCTAAATTCGGTTTTAATGTTGTAAACGGATAATCTGCAATTTTAGGCTTAGCCGATGTCAAAACTGACAATAACGTAGACTTACCTGCATTTGGAAAACCAACTAAACCAACATCAGCAAGGACTTTTAACTCTAAGATCACGTCCATTTCTACTCCTGGCAAACCTGGTTGTGCGTATCTTGGTGTTTGATTTGTTGAACTTCTAAAATGCCAGTTCCCTAAACCTCCTTTTCCTCCTCTAGAAAGAATTTGTTTTTCACCGTCTTCTGTAATTTCAAATAGAACTTCTCCAGTTTCTTTATCTTTTACAACTGTTCCTAATGGTACTTCAATATACTTATCATCACCATCAGCTCCTGTACTTCTATCTCCACCACCGTCTCCACCGTGTCCTGCTTTAATGTGACGAGCAAATTTTAAATGAAATAAAGTCCAAAGTCCTTTATTCCCAACCAAGAAAACATGACCTCCACGTCCACCATCTCCACCATCTGGACCACCTTTTTCAATAAATTTTTCTCTATGTAAATGCGTAGAACCTTTCCCTCCTTTACCGGAAGAAACAAATATTTTAACGTAATCTACAAAATTTCCCTCTGTCATAATTCTCTGTATTCAGTCGAAATCTCATTTTTCAGTGCAAACTGCCTCCAAAAAACAAGACTAGGAACTATTTTATTTTTAATCTTTTAATGCTTTTATTAATACTTTATCAATCTTAACGCCATCCATATCGATGACTTCCAACTCAAATTTTTGCCAAATTAACTTTTCTCCTTCTTTAGGAATTCGTGATAATTCAGTCATAATCAAACCGCTTACCGTTGTAACCTCATAATCATTGATTAACTCATCTAACTCAAAGTAAGTTAAAAAATCATGCAATGAATAATGTCCATCTACCAACCAGCTTCCATCTTCTCTTTCTATTAACTGAAATTCATCTTTATAAAAATCAGCTGCATCTCCTACAAGAGCCTCCAAAATATCATTTAATGTTATAATCCCTTGAAAGACTCCATATTCATCAGAAACGAAAGCATAGTGTATACCTGTTTTCTTAAAGTTTTCTAATGCTTTGTATGCTGTAGTTTGCTCCATTATAAAAGGCGCATCTGTCATGATTGAAGCCAAACTAAAATCATCCTTTTCTATATTAGCAAAGATTGTTTTCAAATTAACAACTCCTGAAATATCATCATAATTCTCTTTATAGACAGGATAAATGGAGTGTAAATCTTCTAATATCAATTCTTTTACACGCTGTTTATCTGAATCTAATGGCAAGAAAACTACTGATTTTCTATGTGTCATTAACGAATTCACCTTTCTATCTCCAATATGAAAAACACGCTCTACAATATCTTGTTCTATCTCTTGTACTTCACCACCCTCAGTACCTTCTTTTATGATAGCCTTAATTTCTTCCTCGGTTACCTTACCATCAGCAGTGGGTTTAATTTGCAAAACATTCAATAAAAAATCTGTCGAATTAGTCAACAACCAAATAAATGGAGCTGTAATAATCGAAATAATCTTCATAGGCAACGCCACAGCTTTAGCTATAGACTCTGGATGATTCAAACCAATTCTTTTAGGCAACAATTCACCTAAAACAAGAGAAAAGAAAGTCAAAACTACAACTACAATCCCAACAGCAACAGAGTGCGCATAAGGTTGTAAAGCTGCAAACTTGCTCACAAAACTCTCAACATCCATCGTGATTTTATCACCACTATAAATACCTGTTAAAATCCCGATTAAAGTAATTCCGATTTGAACTGTCGATAAAAACTTATTCGGTGAGTTTGCCAAATCAAGAGCGATTCTAGCGCTTTTATTCCCTTTTTTGGCGGCGGTTTCTAATCTATTCTTCCTAGCCGAAATCAATGCGATTTCCGACATAGAGAAAACCCCATTTAAAATTATTAGAAAAAATATTATTAGTATTTCCATTTTTAGATTTAAACATTTAAAGTTTAAGGCCTAAAAATTAGCCTAAATAATGAATACTTAGGCACATTTTAAACCTTAAACTTTAAACAATTTTTTGTATTACAAATTATCAATTACATTAGTTAAACGCTCGGTTATCTCTTGTATAGTTCCGATTCCGTTTACTGCGTAAAATTTATTTTGCTCCTTATAATATCCAATTAATGGAGCTGTTTTTTCATTGTATTCTTGATATCTAACACGAATTTTTTCTTCGTCCTGATCATCAGCTCTACCGCTTGTTTTCCCTCTTTCTAATAAACGCGCTACTAGAATTTCATCATCAGCCTCTAAAGCAATTGTTGCTGTAACACTTGTACCAATAGTTGGCAAAAACTTATCTAATGCTGCTGCCTGATCTAATGTTCTTGGATAACCATCAAACAAGAATCCTGCTGTATCTGGGTGTTTTTTCACTTCATCAATTAACATAGCTGTAGTTACTTCACATGGCACTAATTCTCCATTATCCATAAAAACTCTAGCTTTCTTACCTAAATCTGTATCGTTTTTCAAATTAAAACGAAAGATATCTCCAGTTGAAAGATGCGTTAATTTATACTTTTCTTTTAAAAATTCTGCCTGAGTTCCTTTTCCTGCACCAGGTTTTCCAAATAAAACAATATTAATCATAGTTTGTGTGTTGTGTCGTACTTCCTTAATATATCAAAGAAGTTTAAAGTGAATAGCTAATTTATAATTCTTTGGTTTTGGTTCTAAATTTATTCTGCCAATTTGTATACCTCACACAAATTTCTTCCTAAACCATCGTAGTCTAAACCGTAACCAACAATAAATTTATTTGGAATTCGAATTCCGATATAATCAATTTTAACGTCTTTTTTATACGCCTCAGGCTTAAAGAACAAAGTAGCTATTTTTAAATGCTTAACATTTTGTTTTTTAAACATTTCTTTAAGTTCAACTACAGTATTCCCTGTGTCAACAATATCTTCAATAATAACCACTGATCTTCCAGTTAAATCTTGATTTAACCCTATCAGTTCCTTAACATCATTAGATGTTTCTGTCCCTTCGTATGAAGCCATTTTTATAAATGAAACCTCGCAGTGTTTTTTATATTTTTTTAAAAAATCCGCAACAACCATAAAAGAGCCATTAAGCACACCGATAAAAATTGGAATTTCATCTCCAAAATCATCTTGTACCTGAGCCACCATTTTAGTAATTGCAAAATCGATTTCTTTAGCCGAAATAAACGGAACAAATTGTTTATCGTGAAGTTGTATCATTATTTTTTACATTTAAAATAATGCGCAAAGATACAGAATTCGAGTTTTAGAATCGAAAATTGACTCTAAATTTGTATTTTTAAATCAAAAAAAAAATCAATGCCCTCTGAATTACAAAAAAACCTTGATTATGTAAGTGCTTACAGGGAAAACAGACTTAAAGGCGCGCAAAATGTTTTGGAAAATCCTGATTGTTTTCCGGAATTAATTACAATTTGTTTTAATATTTCTGACAAAAACACTCACAAAGCCTGTTGGATTTTAGAATTTGTATCTTATGAAAAGCTAGAATGGCTACAACCTCATCTTGATTTTTTTTGTTCAAATCTTAAACATTTAAAAGACGAAAGCGCTATAAGACCCATTGCAAAAATCTGCCAACTTCTAGTCACAGCCCATTATAAAAAATCAGAAACAAACATCATTCTTTCGGAAACTCAGCTTCAAGATATTATAGAAACTAGTTTTGATTGGTTAATTACCGATACCAAAGTTGCAGCAAAAGCCTACTCCATTCGTACCTTATATATATTGGGCAAACATTACGACTGGATTCATCCCGAGTTACAAATCATACTAACTAAGGATTATGCAAATCATACTGCTGCTTATAAAGCAGTTGCCCGAGAAATTCTCAAGAAAATAAAATAGCATTTTCCTATTCAATCATTATAAAGTATCTTTGCGCATAACAAACACACAACAATGAATTATTTTTCTTCTGATTTTAAATTAGGAATATTAGGCGGTGGACAATTAGGCAAAATGCTTCTTTTTGACACGCGAAAATTTGACATACAAACCTATGTTTTAGACCCAAGCGATGAAGCACCAAGCAAAATTGCCTGCAATAAATTCTTTCAAGGGGATTTAATGGACTTTGAAACTGTTTACAATTTCGGAAAACAAGTAGATGTTTTAACTTTCGAAATCGAACTTGTAAACCTCGAAGCACTTGAAAAATTAGAAAACGAAGGTGTAAAAGTATACCCTTCACCAAAAACCTTAAGAGGAATTCAGAATAAAGGAATCCAAAAAGATTTTTACACTAAAAATAATATCCCAACAGCACCTTTTGAAAGATATGAAAATCTAGAAAGCCTAAAATCTAATACTCAAAATCTTAAGTTCCCATTTGTTTGGAAATGTACCGAATTTGGATACGATGGAAATGGTGTAAAAGTAATTCGTCAAATTTCAGATTTAGATAATTTACCTAATGTAGAATGTATTGCAGAGACAATGGTTCCATTCAAAAATGAACTAGCAGTTATTGTTTGTCGCAATCCATCAGGAGAAATAAAAACATATCCGGTTGTTGAAATGGAATTTCATCCTGAAGCAAACCAAGTTGAGTATGTAATTTGTCCAGCTAGAATAGATGAGAAAGTAGCACAAAAAGCAAGAGCAATTGCGCTTAATGTTTCGGAGAAATTCAATCACGTAGGATTATTAGCCGTTGAAATGTTCCAAACTCAAGATGATGAAATCTTGGTAAACGAGGTTGCTCCTCGCCCACACAATTCAGGACATTATTCTATCGAAGCAAGTTATACTTCACAATTCGAAAACCATTTACGTGCTATATTGAATCTTCCTTTAGGAAATACAGATAGCAAAGTTGCAGGAGTTATGGTTAACTTAGTTGGAGCCGAAGGGTTTTCTGGCGATGTAGTTTACCAAAATATCCAAACTGTTTTAGGATGGAATGGTGTTACGCCACATATATATGGTAAAAAACAAACTCGTCCGTTTCGCAAAATGGGTCACGTTACAATTGTAAACGAAGACATGAACGAAGCAAGACGAATTGCTGAGGATGTAAAGAATACTCTTAAAGTGATTAGCATTTAAGTAACAGTTTTCAGTCGCAGTTTTCAACTTCAATGTGAAGCTTGAAACATTAAACTTGAAACAAAATATAACAGTCGTAGTTTTAAGTCGTGACAATACAACTTGAAACATTAAACTTGAAACAAAATAAAACATGAGCAAAGTAGCCGTAATAATGGGAAGCATCTCAGACATGCCAGTAATGCAAGATGCCATCGATATATTAAAAGGATTTGATATCGCTGTAGAAGTAGATATTGTTTCTGCACACCGAACACCAGAGAAACTAGTTGATTTTAGTAAAAACGCTCACCTAAATGGTATTTCAGTAATTATCGCTGGGGCTGGTGGAGCTGCGCATTTACCAGGAATGGTTGCATCTATGTCACCTTTACCAGTAATTGGAGTTCCTGTAAAATCAAGTAATTCAATCGATGGTTGGGATAGTGTTTTATCTATTCTACAAATGCCAGGTGGAGTTCCTGTTGCAACAGTAGC encodes:
- a CDS encoding alpha-2-macroglobulin family protein, with amino-acid sequence MKNIYFVLFLISTSIFGQQNDKKWDKVIRNESLGKIKTANEIVSKIHKKAVATKDEVQIIKCFFFQSKYLQIVDENAQSKILNNLKFEINRASIPTKAILNLVYAKCLDDYYDNNYPYTVVDTVVEAAASVVTPLDTIAVNDTPELINSNIIFTSEKEIIAFYEKTLENEAILKITPLKNYQAIFNFLTLKKLETENLYDYLLKENISFFTQKMNLWEIEKDEISKYKKELLGNSEAFLKLDLNFIKDEEIRKIISLYQKLELNTPSLENQFDRIVYFSDFLPESDDDILSSLNKLKQRSDDIILIQKISLKKGEILIRQASKELHPDNNIQAIKIFDEIIKINNQTNTAEEALHLKQTVSLKSLTIELQKYSYKNENTRAFITYKNIDNLNVSFYKIDQKKLEELTDPNLQQDSLANSIIKKQNKIVSKNYQLQNKHDYFEYTTEVLLPKLEIGNYLVHFESDSDLKDKKAFAFETITVSNLSILANQENDKETFQVFDRKTGKPLKDVTIKSSRYTIKTDSAGLAFYSGANSNNYNENIEFSLDNDTIIPYKNYIHYIQQYSENRDNNLKGKVEFYLDRAIYRPGQIAYYKGIAIKKQDDKISVVANTSFNIIIKDSNYQTYKEFQITTNEFGSFSGEFTVPKNGLTGNFNIYAGKPEDYTKSDIYFKNKPNATFWDNVKFENSRANFSVEEYKRPKFKVDFEPKKESFQVNQSIKINGNAKAFAGSTISDAKVTYTVNRLTSYFRNYHEQEQNETITSGETKTDASGKFIIEFIAQPSKNVIKEQLPIFDYKITANVTDINGETHTSETTVKVGYHDLIIDAIIASQIETKNKNKITLTSTNLNGEFLAAKGEIKIYFVSPLLNKFKTAVWPKPEIETISTLDFEKLFPFEIREIKTTNKPNEALLFSKKIDTQKDKEVALDFISNYKSGNYKIIFSAKDTFNNPIESISTFEIKQSKDKFNPSKLFTTEQINTDPKKDGFVQVKLNTVIPDLYITTSGNYENQKYFENTYHLQNNEVIIRIPLKKEFEKSIRLSFESIFDNEIFNDEIDVALKTDESKLEWIIESFRNKIEPGSNEKWSFNLKSINTKNEAEVLASMYDSSLDQFTKRDWNTLNLNKYYYNRSNFKSSLGFEKIYSSLEDLNPSSYFGGFQKEETKLDWFGFNINNSSYYDSIDGIVIINIKDKKVGSENIKGDPDAVLAIESDNNISFVKSPPPPKVDQVKFIKPVLAKADESVNEESYYQTNKVRFIPGKKIISGLTSMVVNTSTLYIIDGEISSEDNFKKINPENLLDIDYLTADKAKVLYGSKGANGAIIITTKKALEALTQVKARKNLSETAFFYPNLKTDANGKVSFNFTSPEALTAWKLRLLAHNKDAVSGYLEKSVVTQKELMVLPNFPRFFREKDTIVISTKISNITDKAKTGIAILQFFDATTMQPIDAKMLNSKNVKNFTVGAFGNTTATWTITIPEGLQAVQYKILAKSGNFSDGEENILPVLTNTMLVTESIPIWVRENAKKEYTFENLKNNNSTTLRNHQFTLEYTSNPSWIAIQSLPYLMEYEHECAEQTFARFYANALASEIISSNPKIATVFEDWRKNGKLKSKLEENEELKSIILAETPWLNDAQSEDEKKKNLALLFDLEKMKASQENTFQKLKQKQKASGGFSWFDGSDENDYITRHILAGLGHLSKLNKTEDNLSKIDEISKTGIPYLDQKFLNYYKTRPKDLKTTDKLIWINPNSDLHYLYTRSFYLDKYPLSDTLKKATQLYLETAKKDWLTYSLYEKGLAALTLSRFGEKDAAKTILISLKETSSNNEDWGMYWIANKSGWYWYQAPIETQALLIEAFAEINNDTKSVDAMKVWLLKNKQTKNWPTTKSTTEAVYALLMQGTDWLSVKDNTVIKLGNEKILTKKLSDSEKEAETGYIKLNWKADEVKKEMSSIVIENKSKVPGFGGVYWQYFEDLDKIKNNSEAVLSVSKELYLKRSTLKGNELEKITSNNPLKIEDLVTVRLIITSKEDSEFVHLKDMRASCFEPVNVLSEYQYKDRLGYYMSTKDAATHFFFDEISKGTYVIEYDIRVNNSGEFSNGISTIQSMYAPEYSSHTKGIRVKVK